The genomic interval TCCTCACCCGGCAGGGTTCGGGTTTGCACCGTTTGAGTTTGATTGTCTGTATACCGGAACGTCACCTGTTGACCATCGTCACTCAACAGATTGTGATTGCTGAGAACACCGCGATATAAATAACGCGACAGATACTTCAACGCACTTTCACCGTGCCCGACGTCCTGGCATTGAACGACCCACTGCGAGGGTGTTGTTGGCAAGGCCAGTCCAGCGTCTCTCAATTGCGTTAACAACCGTGCCCGAAATACCTTGGCCAGCGCCCGGCCATTAAACAGATAATTGCCCTTCAGTTTGCGCCATTCTTTATGTGCCCGGTGAACACCGCCACCCGGTACGACGATATGCACATGCGGGTGATAGTCGAGTCGTCGGGTATGGGTGTGCAGCACAGCGGTCAGCCCCAACCTCGCGTGCAACCGGGGTGAGTTCAGGGCAAAGTCCTGCAAGGTTTTGGCGGCACACTGGAACAGTGCCGCATAGACAATGCGTGGATGGTGTTGTGCGAGCGCGCGCAACTCATACGGCAGTGTGAACGTGGCCAGAAAGTAACGCACCGGTAACCGCTTCTGTTGTTGTCGTACCAACCATTGGCGGGTGTTGTGATGCTGGCACTGATTGCAGAAGCGATGGCCGCACGCCAGATGGCGTTCCATTGTGCCCGCACACTGCCGACAGGCCAGATCCATTGTGCCGTACCGTTCGGTACGACAGCCCAGCAAAGCATGGATGGCGGAACGCTGTTGCGCGGTGATTTGAACGCCCGGTCGTGCCAGCAACCGGGGCCAGTAGCGTTCAATAATCTCAACCAGGGTCATCGCCGCATTCCCTCTGCCAGTGAACCTGAAGCTGACTCATCAACTCATTAATGAACTGATGGGATTGCTGCACCGTGGTCTCAGTCAGTTGGGTATAGAGAGCCGTTGTTTTGGGACATTCATGACCCATCTCATGCTGGATGGCGCGCAGGTTCAACCCGGCTTCAACCAGGTGAGCCCCATAGCAGTGTCGTAAACTGTGGGGCGTGATGCGTTTGTGAATATTGCACTCGGCCACAATGACTTTGAAGGCGCGCTGAACACCGCCACGATCCATGATGACACGACTGGCAAAGCGCTCCTCAGCCGTCTTGCCCGCGGGAAAGAGCAGCTTTGGGTGACGATGGGTCACCCAGTATCGGCGCAAGGCTGACAAGGCGGCGTCGGGCAGAGTGACAAAGTGGTCTTTCTTGCCTTTACCCTGGCGGATATGCACCCGCCTGTGTTCACTGTCGATATCCCCGACCCGTAGGTTCAAGGCTTCACCAAGTCGCAGCCCCATGCTGTATGTCACCAGAATAAAGGTTTGATAGCGCAACTCGCGGGCGGTGTTGATGACCCGCTCGATCTCATTCAAGGTCAGGATATCGGGCAAGACACGGGTTTGCGGTGGTTTGACAATATCGACCCATTGCCAGGGTTTGCCGAGGACCTGATCGTAGAAGAACTGTAAGCCGTTGCGATCCACCTTCACGGTGCTCCAGGAATGGCTTTTAACCAGCGCGAGAAAATAGTCTTTGAGTTGATCCAGGGTTAAGCGGTCAGGGCATTGATCGAAATACTCGGTGATACGCCGTACGGCCCGGGCATAGCAATCGATGGTTGACTTGGTCTTGCCTTGTCGGATGAGTGCGTTAACATGCTGTTGG from Gynuella sunshinyii YC6258 carries:
- a CDS encoding tyrosine-type recombinase/integrase, yielding MMNKAQQKRFNSLYQQHVNALIRQGKTKSTIDCYARAVRRITEYFDQCPDRLTLDQLKDYFLALVKSHSWSTVKVDRNGLQFFYDQVLGKPWQWVDIVKPPQTRVLPDILTLNEIERVINTARELRYQTFILVTYSMGLRLGEALNLRVGDIDSEHRRVHIRQGKGKKDHFVTLPDAALSALRRYWVTHRHPKLLFPAGKTAEERFASRVIMDRGGVQRAFKVIVAECNIHKRITPHSLRHCYGAHLVEAGLNLRAIQHEMGHECPKTTALYTQLTETTVQQSHQFINELMSQLQVHWQRECGDDPG
- a CDS encoding IS91 family transposase, with translation MTLVEIIERYWPRLLARPGVQITAQQRSAIHALLGCRTERYGTMDLACRQCAGTMERHLACGHRFCNQCQHHNTRQWLVRQQQKRLPVRYFLATFTLPYELRALAQHHPRIVYAALFQCAAKTLQDFALNSPRLHARLGLTAVLHTHTRRLDYHPHVHIVVPGGGVHRAHKEWRKLKGNYLFNGRALAKVFRARLLTQLRDAGLALPTTPSQWVVQCQDVGHGESALKYLSRYLYRGVLSNHNLLSDDGQQVTFRYTDNQTQTVQTRTLPGEDFLLLLLQHVLPTGFRRVRDYGFLHGNAKALLKIIQWVLRVNLSRIEPIKRACFLCPYCQQAMVITNITRRKRPPG